The genomic segment TTGGCTTGCCACTCACCATGCTGGCAGGCTGGGTACTGGCAGTACCGCTACTGGGCTTGGCCTGGCTGCCTGCGGCCTGGCTGGCCATCATGCTGTCTCCTACCGATGCGGCTCTGGCTCAGGCGATCTTTTCCGACAAACGTATCAGTTTGCCGCTGCGACATACCATTACCGTTGAAAGTGGCCTGAACGACGGCCTGGCCTTGCCGGTGCTGTTATTTGTACTGGCCGTGATGAACGCTGGCGACTATGCCTTTCTCGACTCCATGCAATGGCCTGTGTTTGTCACCCAACAGTTTGTCGTCGGAGGCCTGACAGGGGTGGTGGTTGGCCGTTGGGGTGGCCGACTGGTGCAATGGGCCTCGGACGCCCACCAAATGATGCCGTTGTTCCAACGCTTGTCGTCGTTATCGCTGGCCTTTCTGGCTTACTCCGGGGCTGAATCACTGGGGGGCAATGGCTTTATTGCTGCTTTTCTGGCGGGGCTGTTTCTGGAATCGCACCGGGTCACCGTGATGACTCGCTTGCGTGAATTTGGTGAGGCGGAAGGTGAAGTACTGAGCTTGCTGATGTTTTTCCTCTTCGGGCTGGTATTTGTCGCCGAAGCCTGGCCGTTGTTCAGCTGGCCCATGCTGGCTTATGCCCTGCTCAGCCTGACACTGGTGCGGATGATTCCAGTCCTGATTTCCCTGACCGGCAGTGGCTTGCCATTTGGACAGAAGATTTTTCTCGCCTGGTTTGGCCCTCGTGGCATTGCCAGTATTCTGTATTTGATGCTGGCTATTCAGCAAATGGGGTACGCCGACCGTATCGCAGCTTACGATACGGTGTTTGGCACAGCGGTATTGACGGTATTATTGAGTATCTTTTTGCATGGTCTCTCGACCCATGTCTGGAAGCGCTGGCCGGGCTGACGCCTAACCACTTCAACCACTTCAACCACGCGAACAGACTACGACAACCGGTTTTTGGCCTCGATCCACTGCGACATGTAGCGAG from the Candidatus Thalassolituus haligoni genome contains:
- a CDS encoding cation:proton antiporter produces the protein MSNHSLLLTLAATLLFYSAFSKRIDQSGISAPMLVTLMGILVGPQVLAWVPADIKASELTVLAELTLALILFTDASQIKRSQLVCYEILPIRLLAIGLPLTMLAGWVLAVPLLGLAWLPAAWLAIMLSPTDAALAQAIFSDKRISLPLRHTITVESGLNDGLALPVLLFVLAVMNAGDYAFLDSMQWPVFVTQQFVVGGLTGVVVGRWGGRLVQWASDAHQMMPLFQRLSSLSLAFLAYSGAESLGGNGFIAAFLAGLFLESHRVTVMTRLREFGEAEGEVLSLLMFFLFGLVFVAEAWPLFSWPMLAYALLSLTLVRMIPVLISLTGSGLPFGQKIFLAWFGPRGIASILYLMLAIQQMGYADRIAAYDTVFGTAVLTVLLSIFLHGLSTHVWKRWPG